From one Pontibacillus sp. HMF3514 genomic stretch:
- a CDS encoding MmgE/PrpD family protein: MQDRLYEYILEESMTTIPEEIVESLKDALADIVASSIAGSNTPVVEHAKRFAQNQWKEGASSILLSSDQLSATGASFVNATMANALDIDDGHRLVKGHPGAVLFPAILAIGEEKQITGEEFLSTLLMSYEVGIRAGILAHELRPEYHCTGSWGAIGASAGVSRILNLSKDKIYHALGVAEYHSTYSPMLRGIDHPSMLKDGISWGCMTGVSSALLAQEGFTGIPSLFNAENSREFINDLKQRYRIEELYYKPYACCRWAQPPIEAIKELMEKNIISYKDVNRVKVYTFTEAASLSKKQPNNTEEAQYNLPYPMACYFVFQNVGPTEVTKELGNQDVTDLMEKIEVYVDEELDQEFPKKALCWIEVYMNDGKIYSSAVQQAKGDWDYPLTKVDKEEKFYRLVVQHLGEERSNELYKMIHELEQLPNIRALTRLINLPISNRK; encoded by the coding sequence TTGCAAGATAGATTATATGAATACATTTTAGAAGAATCTATGACTACAATACCTGAAGAAATCGTGGAATCTTTAAAAGATGCATTGGCTGACATAGTGGCTAGCTCGATAGCAGGTTCAAACACACCAGTAGTTGAACATGCTAAACGCTTTGCTCAGAACCAATGGAAAGAGGGAGCAAGTTCAATCTTGCTCTCATCAGATCAATTAAGTGCCACGGGAGCATCTTTTGTCAATGCAACTATGGCAAATGCCCTGGATATTGATGATGGGCATCGACTTGTAAAAGGACATCCTGGTGCAGTCTTATTCCCTGCTATATTAGCAATCGGGGAAGAAAAGCAAATTACAGGGGAAGAGTTTCTTTCAACTTTACTTATGTCTTATGAGGTTGGGATACGTGCAGGCATACTCGCACATGAATTAAGACCTGAATATCATTGCACAGGATCATGGGGAGCTATTGGTGCGTCTGCAGGAGTGAGTAGGATATTAAATCTATCTAAGGATAAAATCTATCATGCTTTAGGGGTTGCAGAATATCATTCAACTTATTCCCCAATGCTCAGGGGCATCGATCATCCCTCTATGCTGAAAGATGGGATTTCATGGGGATGCATGACAGGGGTTAGTTCAGCTCTTTTAGCACAAGAAGGGTTTACAGGCATCCCCTCTTTATTTAATGCAGAGAATTCTAGAGAATTTATTAATGATCTAAAGCAAAGATACAGAATAGAAGAGCTATATTATAAACCATATGCTTGTTGTAGATGGGCGCAACCACCGATTGAAGCAATAAAGGAACTCATGGAGAAGAACATAATTTCATACAAAGATGTAAATCGTGTAAAGGTATATACATTTACAGAGGCTGCTAGTCTCTCTAAAAAACAACCAAACAATACTGAAGAGGCACAATACAATCTTCCTTATCCAATGGCTTGTTATTTTGTTTTTCAAAATGTAGGTCCAACTGAAGTGACAAAGGAATTGGGAAATCAAGACGTTACAGACTTAATGGAGAAGATAGAAGTTTATGTTGATGAAGAACTTGATCAAGAGTTTCCGAAAAAAGCATTATGTTGGATCGAAGTGTATATGAATGATGGAAAGATCTATTCTTCTGCAGTTCAACAAGCTAAAGGAGATTGGGATTATCCTTTAACAAAGGTAGATAAAGAAGAAAAATTCTATCGATTAGTAGTGCAACATTTAGGGGAAGAAAGAAGCAATGAACTTTATAAAATGATTCACGAACTAGAACAACTTCCGAATATTAGGGCTTTAACAAGATTGATCAATTTACCCATTTCAAATCGCAAGTAA